A window of Paenibacillus phoenicis genomic DNA:
GCAGCTGCGAGCGGCCGGTATATCACAACCTATTCTAGTGCTCGGCTACACGCCACCGTTTGGCGTCGAAGCGGCGGTTCGGCAGGGCATCACCTTGACGGTGGATACCCAGGAAGTCCTGCAGGAGACGATCGCTTGCGCCAAAAAGCAAGGGTGTGCAGCACGCATCCACTTGAAGGTGGATACCGGGATGTCCCGGATCGGCTTATCCAGCACCCGGGCGGTGATTGAGCTCGCTGAACTTGCGGCAGCGGCTGCGCCCTTCGTCATCCTGGAAGGCGTGTTTACCCATTTCGCGGATGCGGACGGACCCGACCCGACGTATACGTGGGAGCAATTCGCCCGGTTCCAAGCTTGTCTCGATGCCCTGGAGGCTCACGGATTGCACGTACCGATCAAGCACTGCTGCAACAGTGCTGCCGCGATGCGGTTCCCGCAAATGCATCTGGATCTCGTTCGCATCGGGATCGCACTCTACGGGCTATATCCTTCGCCGCAGCTGCGGCTGCCGGAATATCCTTTGCAGCAGGCGATGCAGCTCAAGACGAAAATCGCTTCGCTGCGGCGGATCAAGCCGGGCCAAACCGTCGGCTACGGCCGGACGTACCGGGCAGCCGAGGAGCGGCTGATCGCCACGGTTCCCATCGGATACGCCGACGGGCTGTCGCGGACGCTTTCGAACCGAGGGTTTGCGCTGGTTCGCGGACAGCGGGCGCCAATCATCGGCCGAGTGTGCATGGACCAGACGATGTTGGATGTCACCGAGGTAGAGGGCGTCCAAGCGGGAGAGGAAGTGATCCTCTTTGGCGGAACGAGCGATACGGCGGCGATATCGATTGACGAGGTCGCCGATTGGATCGGAACGATCAACTATGAGGTCGTTTGTCAGCTCGGAGTCCGAGTCCCGCGCGTATATCCTCAAATCTTAAATATGTAAGATTAGGTATCATGCTTATGGCATCATAATCCAAGCTTCCGGTTTTCGTAAAGAGGTTTTTGCGGTATTTCCCGTGAAAAACCTCTTTTATGTCATATATCTTAACGTTGTATGCGGACAGGTTTCAAGTAGGAAAGGGGGGGAGCGGATTTCTCCTTGCGCGGCTTACATGATCCGGTCTAGAATTGGGGCATGAGTTCCTTTATTTAAAATCCAAACATCGCAGGAGCGTGAGAGGATGAAGTACAGAAGGTACGGAACGACCGGCAAGCAGGTGTCGGAAATCGGCTTTGGTGCTTGGCAGCTTGGCAACAAGCAGGATTGGGCGGGGATGGAGGATGATGAGGCCATTCGGCTCGTGCACGAGGCGCTGGATCTTGGGGTGAACTTTTTTGATACCGCTCCCAATTACGGGCAAGGCAAAAGCGAGGTCTTACTCGGCAAAGCGTTGGAACGAAAACGGGACAAAGCGGTCATCAATACGAAGTTCGGTCATTCCCCGGAAGGGACCGATTATTCCGCATCTCAGATCCGCAATTCGGTGGAACGCAGCCTGATGCGGCTGCAAACCGATTATTTGGACTCGGTATTGATCCATAATCCGCCGTTTGATGTTCTGGATGGTAAATACGGTCATTATCAAGTGCTGGAGGATCTGAAGGCGGAAGGCAAAATTCTGGCATATGGCGTGTCCGTCGATTCCAGCCGTGAGATGTTGGAGGCGCTGGAGCATTCTCAGCTTGGGGTTATGGAAGTGATGTTCAACATCTTTTATCAGGAAACAGCACAAGCGTTCCAGGCCGCACAGGAGAAAGATGTTGCGCTCATTATTAAGGTGCCGCTGGATTCCGGCTGGTTGTCGGGCAAATATGACGAGAACAGCTCGTTCTCCGGCGTGCGCAGCCGCTGGTCTCCGGAAGTGATTCAGACCCGTGCGAAGCTGGTGGAGCAAATTCGCTTCCTGGAAGATGAGCACACGACGATGACGATGGCGGCACTTCGTTTTATTTTGGCGTATCCTGAGGTGACAACGGTGATTCCCGGCGTCCGAAACAGCGCTCAGCTTCGTGAAAATGTAGCTGCAAGCAGCGCGCCTCTGCCGGAGGAATCACTGCGAAAACTGCAAGAGCTATGGGAACGGGATATCCGCTTCAAATCGTTGGGCTGGTAAGCAAACGTGAAGGCTAGTAAGCATACATGAAAGCTGGTACGCAAACATGAAATTTCTGGTGCAGGATAAGGCATTTTATCGCAGCTTCTTCAGACTGACTCTGGTAATTGCTTTGCAAAACATCATTTCCTTTGGCGTCAACTTATCGGACAATATCATGCTTGGCGGTTACAGCGAATCGGCCTTATCCGGAGTAGCTCTGGCCAACCAGATCCAGTTCCTGCTGCAAATGCTCGTGCTGGGCGTAGGGGAGGGCGTCGTCATCCTGTCGTCACGGGCATGGGGCGCGCGGGACATGGGGACCATCAAGCGGGTGGCCAGCATCGGGATGCGCCTGGCGCTGCTACTAGCGTTGCTGCTGTGGCTGGCGGTGTTCTTGTTCCCGCACGGATGCCTGTCTTTATTCACCAACGAGGACAGCGTCATCGCTGAAGGGGCCAAATATTTACGGATTATCGGCTTCTCCTATCTCTTTTTTGCGGCAACCAATCTGCTGCTCGCTTCCCTGCGCAGCGTGGAAACGGTCAGAGTTGGATTTATCCTCTCCGTATCGACATTACTGATCAACGTCTGCCTGAACTATTTGCTGATTTACGGGCATTTTGGCTTTCCGGCTTGGGGCGTGCGCGGCTCGGCCGCAGCGACGTTAACGGCCCGGATCATCGAGTTGGCCATCGTGGTGGGATATCTCAAACGGGTGGATCGCAAAATCCGGTTCGCGCTGCGGGACTTCTTCCAATTTGACCGGGGCACGTTCAAGCAATACCTTAGCGTGGGCTCCCCAATCCTGATGTCTAATGCCCTCTGGGGGCTGGCCATGGCGGTACAGTCCGGGATCTTGGGGCATATGGGGGAAGCAGCGATCGCCGCGAACAGCATCGCCACGACGGTCTTCCAAATCGTGTCGGTCGTCACGTACGCTTCGGCCAGTGCAACGGCCGTCATCATCGGGAAGACGATTGGCGCCGGACATCCGGAGAAAATCAAGCCATACGCCCAAACGCTGCAGGTGCTTTATGTGATCATCGGTTTGGGGACGGGGGCGGTGCTCTTCTTGATCAAAGACATGGTACTGGGATTTTATGCCATATCCCCGGCATCGAAGGATCTGGCCCTGCAGTTTATGACGGTGCTCTCCATTACGGCGGTAGGCACGGCTTACCAAATGCCGGCGCTGACGGGAATTGTGCGCAGCGGGGGAGATACGAAATTTGTGTTGTACAACGATTTTATCTTCATGTGGCTGATCGTGTTGCCTTCCGCCTTTCTATGCGCTGCGGTGTTGGGGTTATCGCCGCTGCTGACGTTTATCTGTCTTAAATCCGATCAGATTCTGAAATGCTTGGTGGCGATCGTGAAGGTGAATCGCTATCGGTGGATTCGGACGTTTGGAAACCCGGAGCCTCGAGCATAAACTCCACATAACAAAGAAAGGACCGCGATCGTCCGGCTGCTGCCGGACCCATGCGGTCCTTTCTTTTTTTCATATCATGCGGGTTATTTCGATTGGGCGCCCAGCACCGGCTGGTATCCGGCCGGAATGTACGTGACGGCCTTCACCTCGGAAATGACCTGAGGATAAAATTGTCCTGGCTGAGGCTCTACGACGCGATAGTCGATGATCGCCTTGCCGTCTTTAAAGGAGATATTCGACACTTCCAGGCCGTAGCCCGGATGCGGCGCCATCGCCGTGATCTTCACTTTCGTCACGTCACTGGTGATTTTGTCTGTGCTCACTCCAAAATCGTACAGGCCGGGAATCGGGTTCACAATCGGCTCATTGTCTTTGATAAATTGCAGCGTCCGATCAAGCATGCCTGCGGCTTCACTGCGGGAGATCGGTTGCTTCGGTCCGAAGTTGCCCTTCTTATCCAGGGTGACGATTTTGGCTTTCAGAAGCGCTTGAATGCTGTTCATATAGTCTTTGTTGATTTGCTTCTCATCATTGATGGACAAATATTGCATCGTAAACGCGTATTCGCCCTTCGTGCTCAGCGCTTTGAACAGCCAGTGGCTGAATTGCTCCTTCGTCACTTTGGCGGCCGGGTTGATGTCCTTCGGAATGTCCAGCCCGTAGTAGTTCGCGATCACGAAGGCTTCGGAATACCAAGCGTTATCTTTCACCTTGGTGTAATAGTTGCTGGCTTTTGGCAATTGGATGAACCGGACCGTATCGAAGTTCAGGTCCAGCGTTTTCACGATCAGAGAGACGGCTGCAGCACCCGTCAGCTTCTGGGCCGGGTAGTAACGACCGTGAAGGCCGCCTTTAATGATCCCCAGCTTCTCCAGGCGTTCGATCGCCTTCTGCTCCTTGTCGCCTTTAATGTCGCTGAAAGCTGAGGCCGTACCGCCAAACATCATCGTGAACGCGATGACCATTAGCAGCGTCAGCTTTGAAAGTTTAGAGAAAGAGAAAGTTCTTTTCGGTTTCATTCGCAAAATCCCTCCTGGAAACAGTAGTGAGTTAAACGCATCCGATCCGTCGGCTGCTCTGCTCTTGCGCAGCGTCCGGCGAGGCTTTGGGTATCATTTCCCTCCTTCCGGATTCAGTTTGGTTTAACCCTTTGACGCAGGAAGGGCTGCAGATGTTTCAAAGAATCTCCCATTTTTTGCGAAAAGTCTCAGTTAATCAGTCCCGCATAACGCAGCCCCTGACGGATACCGCCCTCATCCACGGCAGCTGTGACATAATCGGCATAAGGCAGCAGCTCCGGATAGGAATTGCCCATGGCGATCCCCAACCCTACTTCCTGCAGCATTTCCTTATCATTCAAACCGTCCCCGAAGGCTACAGCAGCGGACAGGGGGATGCCGAGACGCTCCAGCATGGCTGCGATGCCTATCGCCTTGGAGCCGCCGCGGAGCGTCACATCCATCGCTTTCGGGTGCCAACGGATCAGACGCAAGTCCTCGAATTGCCCATCGTACAGCGCTTCGTCCTGCTCCTCACAATGCAGAAAGGCTTGATACACCGGGGATTTGCTCCAAAATTCCGGATCGAATCCCGGATGCTCGACCTTCAGGGAATTAATGGATTCCACGACAAAGGGGTGAGCCTCGGTATTGGCGCAGTAGCGTTCATGCCCCTGAAACACCAGCGGATGCTGATGACGTC
This region includes:
- the alr gene encoding alanine racemase; the protein is MTTMQSRVSTPTGYRETWAEVSLDAIAHNTRLFRKQIAEGCRLMAVVKANGYGHGAVQAAQAAIHAGADCLGVALVDEALQLRAAGISQPILVLGYTPPFGVEAAVRQGITLTVDTQEVLQETIACAKKQGCAARIHLKVDTGMSRIGLSSTRAVIELAELAAAAAPFVILEGVFTHFADADGPDPTYTWEQFARFQACLDALEAHGLHVPIKHCCNSAAAMRFPQMHLDLVRIGIALYGLYPSPQLRLPEYPLQQAMQLKTKIASLRRIKPGQTVGYGRTYRAAEERLIATVPIGYADGLSRTLSNRGFALVRGQRAPIIGRVCMDQTMLDVTEVEGVQAGEEVILFGGTSDTAAISIDEVADWIGTINYEVVCQLGVRVPRVYPQILNM
- a CDS encoding aldo/keto reductase: MKYRRYGTTGKQVSEIGFGAWQLGNKQDWAGMEDDEAIRLVHEALDLGVNFFDTAPNYGQGKSEVLLGKALERKRDKAVINTKFGHSPEGTDYSASQIRNSVERSLMRLQTDYLDSVLIHNPPFDVLDGKYGHYQVLEDLKAEGKILAYGVSVDSSREMLEALEHSQLGVMEVMFNIFYQETAQAFQAAQEKDVALIIKVPLDSGWLSGKYDENSSFSGVRSRWSPEVIQTRAKLVEQIRFLEDEHTTMTMAALRFILAYPEVTTVIPGVRNSAQLRENVAASSAPLPEESLRKLQELWERDIRFKSLGW
- a CDS encoding MATE family efflux transporter; translated protein: MKFLVQDKAFYRSFFRLTLVIALQNIISFGVNLSDNIMLGGYSESALSGVALANQIQFLLQMLVLGVGEGVVILSSRAWGARDMGTIKRVASIGMRLALLLALLLWLAVFLFPHGCLSLFTNEDSVIAEGAKYLRIIGFSYLFFAATNLLLASLRSVETVRVGFILSVSTLLINVCLNYLLIYGHFGFPAWGVRGSAAATLTARIIELAIVVGYLKRVDRKIRFALRDFFQFDRGTFKQYLSVGSPILMSNALWGLAMAVQSGILGHMGEAAIAANSIATTVFQIVSVVTYASASATAVIIGKTIGAGHPEKIKPYAQTLQVLYVIIGLGTGAVLFLIKDMVLGFYAISPASKDLALQFMTVLSITAVGTAYQMPALTGIVRSGGDTKFVLYNDFIFMWLIVLPSAFLCAAVLGLSPLLTFICLKSDQILKCLVAIVKVNRYRWIRTFGNPEPRA
- a CDS encoding S-layer homology domain-containing protein, whose product is MKPKRTFSFSKLSKLTLLMVIAFTMMFGGTASAFSDIKGDKEQKAIERLEKLGIIKGGLHGRYYPAQKLTGAAAVSLIVKTLDLNFDTVRFIQLPKASNYYTKVKDNAWYSEAFVIANYYGLDIPKDINPAAKVTKEQFSHWLFKALSTKGEYAFTMQYLSINDEKQINKDYMNSIQALLKAKIVTLDKKGNFGPKQPISRSEAAGMLDRTLQFIKDNEPIVNPIPGLYDFGVSTDKITSDVTKVKITAMAPHPGYGLEVSNISFKDGKAIIDYRVVEPQPGQFYPQVISEVKAVTYIPAGYQPVLGAQSK
- a CDS encoding Cof-type HAD-IIB family hydrolase, which gives rise to MNNNYKIVFFDLDGTLLNEDKQVPQDTIQAIAELKANGIEPVIATGRAPYFFEPIAKLLDIESFVSLNGAYVVYRGEPLLQRPLPAQSLRKLVELAGRHQHPLVFQGHERYCANTEAHPFVVESINSLKVEHPGFDPEFWSKSPVYQAFLHCEEQDEALYDGQFEDLRLIRWHPKAMDVTLRGGSKAIGIAAMLERLGIPLSAAVAFGDGLNDKEMLQEVGLGIAMGNSYPELLPYADYVTAAVDEGGIRQGLRYAGLIN